A window of Variovorax sp. HW608 genomic DNA:
GTTCTCGACGGCCTTGAGCACGCCCTTGCCGAGATAGCGGCTCTTGTCGCCGTCGCGCAGTTCGATGGCTTCGCGCGAGCCGGTCGATGCGCCCGAGGGCACGGCCGCGCGGCCCATGGTGCCCGATTCGAGCAGCACGTCGCACTCGACGGTGGGGTTGCCGCGGCTGTCGAGGATTTCGCGCCCGACGATGTCTACGATTGCACTCATCTCTTTACTTTCTCCTGGGTCAAATACCTTCGACGACGATCATGCGCATGATCGCGGCGCCCTGGCGTGCTGCGCGCGCCTTGCCGTATTCCGGCGATGCACTGAATTTCTTGGCGGCCTCGACGTTCGGGAACTTGAGGATCACGATGCGTTCGGGGTGCCAGTCGCCCTCGAGCACCTCGACCTTGCCGCCGCGCACGCAGACCTCGGCACCATGCACCTTCATGGCCTCGGAGGACCACTTCTTGTATTCCTCGTACTGCGTCGGATTCGTGACCTCGACGT
This region includes:
- a CDS encoding DUF1330 domain-containing protein; the encoded protein is MTSAYIIANVEVTNPTQYEEYKKWSSEAMKVHGAEVCVRGGKVEVLEGDWHPERIVILKFPNVEAAKKFSASPEYGKARAARQGAAIMRMIVVEGI